Proteins encoded together in one Coffea arabica cultivar ET-39 chromosome 2c, Coffea Arabica ET-39 HiFi, whole genome shotgun sequence window:
- the LOC113727693 gene encoding folate-binding protein 1: MRWESHRCILLLILTTSTINLPFSRVFAASATTNTEKTSGVCVSPGGRFPPFLDEGKPPRKVSKGHRDLTLCRVFRHNTCCDVTQTHPAFLSIRKLASAGEASQECLHLWELLECSICDPRVGVQPGPPVICVSFCDRVYQACSDAYLSVDAKTQVLAPCGLKDFVCGRASEWISNGTDLCRAAGFSVKPSDDPQELSCYGGKASLDYVADLWKASESRVPQETEGLWSLEDFRQWVEAMPFSEKVSWAVGGMVLTAGLIFASQRKSRSQRQKHAALQRTARKLGTKMNSTSPPGRGNKKTT, encoded by the exons ATGAGATGGGAAAGTCACCGCTGCATTTTGCTGCTGATACTCACCACCTCAACCATCAACCTTCCTTTCTCTCGCGTCTTTGCTGCTTCTGCTACTACTAATACTG AAAAAACTTCTGGTGTTTGTGTATCTCCTGGTGGGCGCTTCCCACCATTTCTAGATGAGGGTAAGCCTCCCAGAAAAGTAAGCAAGGGACATCGGGATCTGACTCTTTGCAGGGTTTTTCGCCATAATACATGCTGTGATGTAACCCAAACGCATCCAGCTTTTCTGTCTATCAGGAAGTTGGCTTCAGCTGGAGAAGCAAGCCAAGAATGCTTACACTTGTGGGAATTGTTGGAATGTTCCATCTGTGATCCTCGTGTTGGTGTACAGCCTGGACCTCCTGTAATATGTGTATCGTTTTGTGATAGAGTGTATCAAGCATGCTCGGATGCATACTTATCTGTGGATGCTAAAACACAG GTTCTAGCACCATGTGGATTAAAAGACTTTGTGTGTGGTAGAGCCTCAGAATGGATCTCTAATGGCACAGATCTCTGCCGTGCTGCAGGTTTTTCTGTTAAGCCATCTGATGATCCTCAAGAATTATCATGCTATGGTGGGAAAGCTAGTCTGGATTACGTTGCTGATCTCTGGAAAGCTTCAGAGTCTAGGGTTCCACAAGAAACAGAAGGTTTGTGGTCTTTAGAAGATTTCAGGCAATGGGTGGAGGCAATGCCATTCAGTGAAAAAGTTTCTTGGGCAGTAGGAGGAATGGTTCTTACAGCGGGACTGATATTTGCAAG TCAAAGGAAAAGCCGTAGCCAACGTCAAAAGCACGCTGCTCTTCAACGGACTGCAAGGAAACTGGGAACAAAGATGAATTCAACGTCTCCTCCTGGTCGGGGAAATAAAAAGACAACTTAG
- the LOC113727694 gene encoding serine/threonine-protein phosphatase PP1 isozyme 9, whose product MNMMTMEGMMAKGVLDDIIRRLLEGKGGKQVQLSEAEIRQLCVNARQIFLSQPSLLQLHAPIRICGDIHGQYQDLLRLFEYGGYPPSANYLFLGDYVDRGKQSLETICLLLAYKIRYPDKIYLLRGNHEDAKINRIYGFYDECKRRFNVRLWKIFTDCFNCLPVAALIDEKIFCMHGGLSPELQNLDQINEIQRPTEIPDNGLLCDLLWSDPDPRIKGWSDSDRGVSCTFGADTVAEFLDKNDLDLICRGHQVVEDGYEFFAKRRLVTIFSAPNYGGEFDNAGALLSVDESLICSFEILKPASSSSKVALKKPPKIGAA is encoded by the exons ATGAATATGATGACAATGGAGGGAATGATGGCTAAAGGGGTGCTGGATGATATAATAAGGAGACTGTTGGAAGGGAAAGGAGGGAAGCAGGTTCAGCTATCTGAGGCTGAGATCCGGCAGCTTTGTGTCAACGCTCGTCAAATCTTTTTATCTCAGCCTAGTCTTCTCCAACTTCATGCTCCCATCAGGATCTGTG GCGACATACATGGACAGTACCAAGACCTGCTGAGGCTTTTTGAATATGGTGGCTATCCTCCTTCTGCCAACTATCTCTTTCTTGGTGATTATGTTGATCGAGGCAAGCAGAGTTTGGAGACAATATGCTTATTATTAGCTTACAAGATTAGGTACCCTGACAAAATATACCTTCTAAGGGGAAaccatgaagatgcaaaaatcAACCGGATTTATGGATTTTATGATGAATGTAAAAGGAGGTTCAATGTTCGGCTATGGAAGATATTTACCGACTGCTTTAATTGTCTGCCTGTTGCTGCTCTCATAGATGAAAAAATCTTTTGCATGCACGGCGGACTTTCCCCTGAACTACAAAATTTAGACCAAATAAATGAGATTCAACGACCCACTGAGATTCCAGATAATGGCCTCCTCTGTGATCTGCTGTGGTCTGATCCTGATCCTAGAATTAAGGGTTGGTCTGATAGTGATCGAGGCGTTTCGTGTACTTTTGGAGCTGATACAGTTGCCGAGTTCTTGGACAAAAATGACTTGGACCTCATATGTCGAGGTCACCAG GTAGTGGAGGATGGATACGAGTTTTTCGCTAAACGAAGATTGGTGACAATATTTTCAGCACCAAACTATGGTGGAGAATTCGACAATGCCGGTGCTTTGCTGAGTGTTGATGAATCACTAATCTGTTCTTTTGAGATACTAAAACCAGCATCAAGCAGTTCGAAGGTAGCTCTTAAAAAG CCCCCGAAGATTGGAGCCGCCTAA
- the LOC113724627 gene encoding uncharacterized protein, protein MTSKLATRLFVDEVRKTPSMTVQELMTRVTEELNVDFSLKQGYRTMKKVRDIIEGSHEKQYALLEDFCGELRRANPGSTVFVETDEDEDGIVRFKRLYMCLEPLKRGFLKGCRHWIGLDGCFLKDTYGGQLLTAVGMDRDNKMFPLALSVVRVENYDNWSWFLGLLVQDLEISDSSNWCVMTDKQKGLVQAVRDKMPQAEHRCCVQHLYTNFKQIHRGLALKERLWKCAKASYVTHWKVEMEQLGQESAAAHSWLDEKDPKTWCRAHFRCGLDCDILVNNMCESFNAVILKARSLPIISMLQTIYLYLLKRMERNREAMSKHEGLLCPAIFEILEKAKQEQCMCIASYVGTMKYQISCPFGDQYIVDMAAKTCSCRKWQLRGIPCGHAVAAINRRHEALEKHVSNTYLKITYLQSYEPVLNPINGPNLWEHIDLPAMKPPTYRRFAGRPKKMRKKASEEDRRDSCVNPTKPHKVSKVGTMMSCSRCKKYGHNKRGCPDKNKQTTKGTTTSSAKENSDMGDTGPSMQPSTNEACPSDVTVDILGVSMQQSHTGPSQNLDANQPKQWAQEPKLTGHDWRLGIQNCKNTV, encoded by the exons ATGACATCAAAACTAGCTACCAGGTTGTTTGTAGATGAGGTGAGAAAAACACCATCCATGACAGTCCAGGAGCTCATGACTAGGGTGACTGAAGAATTAAATGTAGATTTCAGTCTTAAACAAGGCTATAGGACAATGAAAAAAGTAAGAGACATAATTGAAGGCAGTCATGAAAAACAGTATGCATTGTTAGAGGACTTCTGTGGTGAATTGAGGAGAGCAAATCCTGGATCGACAGTGTTCGTTGAGACGGATGAGGACGAGGATGGGATTGTCAGATTCAAAAGGCTTTACATGTGCTTAGAGCCATTGAAGAGAGGATTTCTAAAGGGCTGTAGGCATTGGATTGGGTTGGATGGATGCTTCTTAAAGGATACATATGGTGGACAACTACTTACAGCCGTGGGTATGGATAGGGATAATAAAATGTTTCCACTAGCTTTGTCAGTTGTTAGAGTGGAAAATTATGACAATTGGAGCTGGTTTTTGGGATTGCTTGTACAAGatttggaaatttcagattccaGTAATTGGTGTGTCATGACTGACAAGCAAAAG GGACTAGTTCAGGCAGTTAGAGACAAAATGCCACAAGCTGAGCACAGGTGTTGTGTGCAACATCTATACACCAATTTCAAACAGATTCATAGAGGCCTGGCCTTAAAAGAAAGACTTTGGAAATGCGCAAAAGCTTCTTATGTTACCCACTGGAAAGTCGAAATGGAACAGTTGGGGCAAGAATCTGCAGCTGCGCATTCTTGGCTTGATGAAAAAGATCCCAAAACTTGGTGTAGAGCCCATTTTAGATGTGGATTGGATTGTGATATTTTGGTGAATAATATGTGTGAGTCCTTTAATGCAGTAATTTTAAAGGCCAGGTCACTACCAATCATATCCATGCTGCAGACCATTTATTTGTACCTGCTGAAGAGGATGGAGAGGAACAGGGAAGCAATGTCCAAGCACGAAG GTCTTCTTTGTCCAGCAATATTTGAGATATTGGAAAAGGCTAAGCAAGAGCAGTGTATGTGCATAGCGTCATATGTTGGGACAATGAAGTATCAGATAAGCTGTCCATTTGGGGACCAGTATATTGTTGACATGGCTgccaaaacctgttcatgtagaaAGTGGCAATTAAGGGGAATACCATGTGGCCATGCTGTAGCTGCCATCAACAGGAGACATGAAGCACTAGAGAAGCATGTTTCCAACACCTACTTGAAGATCACATATCTACAAAGTTATGAACCTGTACTTAATCCAATCAATGGTCCTAATTTGTGGGAGCACATAGACCTTCCAGCAATGAAGCCTCCGACTTATAGAAGATTTGCTGGAAGGccaaagaaaatgagaaaaaaggcTTCAGAAGAAGACAGACGGGACAGCTGTGTCAATCCAACTAAACCTCACAAGGTTAGCAAGGTTGGAACCATGATGAGCTGCAGCCGCTGCAAAAAATACGGACATAACAAAAGAGGATGTCCGGATAAAAATAAGCAAACCACTAAGGGGACAACTACAAGTTCAGCAAAGGAGAACAGTGATATGGGAGATACAGGTCCATCTATGCAGCCAAGTACTAACGAGGCTTGTCCAAGTGATGTGACCGTTGACATACTTGGAGTAAGTATGCAACAGAGTCACACAGGTCCATCTCAAAATTTGGATGCCAATCAGCCAAAACAATGGGCACAAGAACCA AAGCTCACTGGACATGACTGGAGACTTGGGATTCAAAACTGTAAAAATACGGTCTGA